A section of the Triticum dicoccoides isolate Atlit2015 ecotype Zavitan chromosome 7A, WEW_v2.0, whole genome shotgun sequence genome encodes:
- the LOC119334230 gene encoding F-box/LRR-repeat protein At5g35995-like → MTTRRAKKRKWQEAELVAGVSPPANDKREVGEGPELISDLHVDVLRRIISLLPTKDGARTQILSTRWRPLFRSAPLNLGVVLRREDEPVPSSLVSRILADHQAPCRRLSLTWYGYKSDYVSPLLNGWLQSPAFKGLSEFDLWQNRKEIGKELWLVPREEVPYALPPSVLQFLPALHILSIKCTGYMIHFPSAATLAGDLHFPKLKQLTLKGVVVSEVVLHRVLAGCTALESLVLSELDGVRGVRVNSSTLRRLGVWSGWPNEPDELLQEVIVEDAPLLEKLFLSGLDCDLSVRVLCAPKLDFLGSLPEGFTKGKLETNVLQGFLAVNLMNVVRAVKVLVLRISPPSVDDAIDFVTFFPCLEKLYVLLYRTGASKRARHSFPLGYIECLELHLKKVVLINYQGTPRDVDFARYFLLNAKVLEHMEFASRTAINRKKYISEWRAGQHRKLQLDNRVSQGAQFNFSCDSYYGDEIHIGHIHDLTISDPFDRSSCRCHDVDFL, encoded by the exons ATGACTACCCGCAGAGCCAAAAAGCGAAAATGGCAGGAGGCCGAGTTGGTCGCCGGCGTCTCACCACCGGCGAACGACAAGCGCGAAGTCGGGGAAGGTCCCGAGCTGATCAGCGACCTCCACGTCGACGTTCTCCGGCGCATCATCTCGCTCCTCCCCAccaaggatggcgcccgcacccAGATCCTCTCCACCAGGTGGCGCCCCCTCTTCCGCTCCGCCCCGCTCAACCTCGGCGTCGTTCTCCGCCGCGAAGACGAGCCCGTCCCCTCCAGCCTCGTCTCCCGCATTCTCGCCGACCACCAGGCGCCCTGCCGCCGGCTCTCCCTTACCTGGTACGGCTACAAATCTGACTATGTCTCCCCATTACTGAACGGCTGGCTCCAGTCACCAGCCTTCAAAGGCCTCTCTGAGTTCGATCTGTGGCAAAACCGCAAGGAAATCGGCAAGGAACTTTGGCTAGTGCCAAGGGAGGAGGTTCCATATGCactgccgccgtccgtgctccaGTTTTTACCCGCCCTCCACATCCTCAGCATCAAGTGCACCGGCTACATGATCCATTTCCCCTCTGCGGCCACATTGGCCGGCGATCTACATTTCCCCAAACTCAAGCAGCTCACACTTAAAGGTGTCGTCGTCTCGGAGGTCGTCCTCCACCGTGTTCTTGCTGGATGCACTGCACTGGAGAGCTTGGTGCTTAGTGAATTGGATGGTGTCCGTGGTGTTCGGGTCAACTCGTCCACCCTTAGGAGGCTAGGTGTGTGGTCTGGTTGGCCAAATGAACCGGATGAATTGTTGCAAGAAGTCATTGTTGAGGATGCCCCTCTCCTAGAAAAGTTGTTCCTGTCTGGACTAGATTGTGACCTATCAGTCCGTGTGCTTTGCGCACCCAAACTGGACTTCCTGGGTTCTCTGCCAGAAGGGTTCACCAAAGGCAAGCTTGAAACAAATGTTCTTCAG GGATTTCTCGCTGTCAATTTGATGAATGTGGTGCGAGCCGTTAAAGTGTTGGTTCTGCGCATTTCCCCTCCAAGTGTCGATGATGCCATTGACTTTGTGACATTCTTTCCTTGCTTGGAGAAGTTATATGTCTTG TTATATCGGACTGGGGCATCAAAAAGAGCACGACACAGTTTTCCACTTGGCTATATTGAATGTTTGGAGCTCCATCTCAAAAAAGTAGTGCTGATAAACTATCAAGGAACACCTAGAGATGTTGATTTTGCAAGGtactttcttttgaatgcaaaagtGTTAGAACATATGGAGTTTGCATCACGCACTGCAATAAATCGAAAGAAATACATTTCTGAATGGAGAGCTGGCCAGCACAGAAAACTACAACTGGATAACAGGGTTTCTCAAGGTGCTCAGTTTAATTTTAGTTGTGACTCTTACTACGGAGACGAGATACATATTGGGCACATCCATGATCTGACTATTAGCGATCCCTTTGATAGATCATCGTGTCGATGCCATGACGTTGATTTCCTTTGA